Genomic DNA from Carnobacterium gallinarum DSM 4847:
TTTAGATACTTATTATGCCATATTAGAGAAAGAATTAGGTTATTCAAAAGCGATTAAAGAATCGGTTGAATTTCCAACATATGTCTATGCAGAACCTGTTGATCAAAAACAATTAGAAGAGGCCATATCTTGGGCGACGAATAAAGGGATTTTTACAAAGGATTGGACATTTGAGGAACTAACGAGTACAGTTGCTTTTGACTAAATAGAAATCTCAACTGTTTTATGAACTTAAAGCGAGAAACAACCGTAACTTTACGACTGTTTCTCGCTATTTTTTTATTTATTAAACCGATCATTGTACCATGTAATAGTTGTTGTTTTAATGTTTTTAAACGATTGATCTTTTTTTCGTTTTGATAAAAAACAAAGAATGATAACAAGAATGCTTAAACATAGAGTTGTTATAACACTTCCCTCCATATCATAAGGAACACCTGAATACAACGGTTGACTAAGTTTTCCTATTCCTAATGTAACCTGGACTATACTAAATTCAGTATTTACATTTGATGTTCTAATAGCTAAAATGGTATCTTGGACAAAAATCCATGCAAGATGGAAACCAATGCTTGTCCACAACGAATCTGTGTACTCATATAATAGGACTAAGACTACACCCAGTAAAAAAATTGTCACAGTCAAAAATAGATCACTAACTAAAATCGGATCAAACCGATAAATCCCAATAAAAATTAGAGATGAGAAGATAACTCCTCCAGCAACCGTGCTGCGAGATTTTATTAAATTATAAATATAACCACGCATAAAAATTTCTTGGCCAAAAGCCAAAATTAAGTAATAAAGTAAACTAAAAATTAAATCATTGCCACTATGTTTTAAAGAAAAACCAAGTACACTGTAGATATTTAGATAATAAAACAAGCCAAATACAATAAATATGACAATCGTACTTATACCAAAACCAACCACAAAATGTTGATAAAATTTACTTTCAATTAAACGGAAATCAAAAAAATTTCTCTCATGAAAAACAGAATATAAAGCAAATGGGGGTAAAATTAAAGCAATAAACATTAATAAGTTCAATAAACTATCTGAACCTGGAATAAATAAAAATAAACTTAAAATTGTAGCAAAAATTAATAATAACAAAAATATCTTTCCAATAACCTCAAAAAAACTTCGCATTCATATAGTCCTTTCTTTTTATAAATACTAATCGTTATCCTTTCTTTATCTCTATAATAGCATTAACTTTTCTACTTTCCAACATAAAATTACAGCTGTATAAAAAATAAAAACACCTCTACCTGCTTCATTTTGCAATGATTTAGTAGAGATGTTCTCGTATTTATTACTTTATTTTTATTTCTTGAATAAATTGAACTAATTTTAAAGTTGTATTCCAATTACGAACCGTCCAATTTCCCCCCTTGAATACTTTTTGATACTCTTTAAGAAGCGGTGAGTCAGTTTGTGAACCTATAATTTTAATAAAAACTGCCTTCTTAAATGGAAATCCTATCTCCTCATTCATTTCTTTCGATAACTGATTATTGGCTGAAATAATTTGCTGTTGATAAGCAACAAGCCATTGTTCGTTGGCAGCTAACTCCCGTTTAGTTAAAGGGTTTTCTGTCACCATTGTTAAAAATTCCGCTTCTGTGTAAAGAATAATTGGGATCAGGAAGCCAGCAAATTGGCTTAATTTTTGTTGAATTCGTTCCGCAAGTATAGTCGTATCTTCAATTGGTCCCGTCATGACCGCATTGCCACTGCGAATATAGGTTTTAACTTGAGAATAACCAAGTTGTTCAAGAACGTTTTTTAAATCTTGCATCGCTAAATGATGATTTTTACCAACATTAATGCCACGTAATAAAACGACATATTTTTCCATTAAATCCCCTCCTATGCTTGGATAGCAAGCTAAATAGATAGAGCGTGAAATAAAACTATATGTTAGTTTTATTTCACGCTCTAAATCTGTACAACGATTGAAAAAACAAACTTGTTTGGAAATCCGCTGAGATATAAGAATAGTTAGACTGTATCTTTTAATCCTATAACGGGTGACAAATAAATACTTTCAAGGATTCTTTCTTATTTCTACTCTAAACAACCATTTTTTCTTGGTTTAGAGAATTTAATTTGTTTTAAAAAATTAAACAATAAAGAATACTACTCATTACAATAGTTCCTAAAAAATAAATGACTTTAAACTTTAAGACACGGATCTTATGGTGAAAAATCAGCATTCCTACTAATCCACCTAACCCACCGCCTAAAATGCCAAAAGAAAGTAAGGTTTTTTCCGGAATTCGCCACAGTCTTTTCTTTGCACGGTACTTATCTAGTCCCATCAAAATAAAGAGTAGTATATTGATGGCTAAAAAATAAATACAGGCTAATAATAAATCAGACATCTAACCTTCCGCATTCAACTTCGCAATTTCGACAATCACGTTTGTTGCTTTCTTCATGCTTTCAACAGCGACAAATTCATAACGCCCATGAAAATTTTCTCCACCAGCAAAAATATTCGGTGTAGGTAGTCCCATAAAGGATAGCTTAGAACCATCTGTTCCTCCACGAATAGGTTCAATAATTGGAGAAATATCAAGGTTTTTCATTGCTTTTTCAGCCAAATCAACAATAGATAAATCCTTTTCAATTATATCTTTCATATTGTAATATTGATCGTACATATTTACTGTAACACGTTCTGAACCAGCCTTTTGATTTAGATCAGTTGCTATTTGGGTAACTAAAGCTTTACGATCCTCAAATTTTTGACGATCATGATCACGAATAATATAAGTCATTTCTGCTGTTTCCACTTCACCGCTCATTCCTACCAAATGGAAGAAACCTTCGCGTCCGTCAGTTTTCTCTGGAACTTCTGTCTGAGGCAAGGCTGCATCAAAAGCTAAAGCTAATTTCAAGGCATTTACCATTGTATTTTTCGCTGTTCCTGGATGAACATTTTTCCCTTGGATTTTAATCTCAGCCTGAGCAGCATTAAAGCTTTCATATTCTAGCTCACCAACTGGTCCACCATCCATTGTATAGGCAAAATCAGCATTAAAGTCAGCCACATCAAATAAATCAGCACCAACTCCAATTTCTTCATCGGGACCAAAGGCCACACGAATTTCACCATGCTTACTAGTTGAATCATTGAGTAAAATCTCCATGGCTGTCATGATTTCAGCGATTCCGGCTTTGTCATCGGCTCCCAATAAAGTTGTTCCATCAGTAGTAATCAACGTTTGACCTAAATAATTTTTTAAATTAGGAAAATCTTCTGGTGATAAAACAAAATTTTCAGCTTGGTTTAAAACAATCGTTTCACCTTGATAATTTTCGTGGAATTGCGGATTTACATTTGCTGCATTAAAATCAGCTGTATCCATATGAGCAATAAAGCCAATAACTGGAACTTCTCTGTCAATAGTACTTGGTAGAGTTGCAGTTACAAAGCCATTCTTATCATTATACTTCACATCAGATAAACCAATTTCTTTTAACTCAGCAACCAATGTTTGAGCAAATTCAACTTGGGTAGCAGTTGAAGGAACAGTAGTACTTGTAGCATCTGAACGTGTTTCAGTTTTTACATAACGGATAAATCTTGGAATTAAATTTTGCATCTTTTAATCTCTTCCCTTCTAAATAAAGCTTTCTAGCTTCTATCTATTATTACAATATTCACTTTAAATCACAATAAAAATGATTGGTTACATAAATCTAAAAGGATCTGTATTTAATTGAGATTGACTAATTTCAATGTCCCAATTATTTTCTGTGGACCACTGTTTAAATAGTTTTTCCAAACCACTTTTACAAATTTCTTCAATATGATGCCCTGGGTCTATTACGGTTAGATTATTTGCTAACATATCATGAGCAATATGATATGAAACATCACCAGTAATATAAACATCAGCCCCTTTTTTTTGGGCACTTGAATAATAAGTTTCTGCAGAACCACCACAAACAGCAACCCGCTGAATTAGTTGGTTAGGATTCGTTGTAATTACTCGCAAGCCCTCTATTTTAAATATATTTTTTAATTTTTCTGTGAAAGTTGTAACTGAAATAGGTTCAGCTAAATTCCCAATCCGTCCAAGACCATAACTATCTACAAAATTTTCAATCGTATATAAATCATATGCAGGCTCTTCATATGGATGACTCTCAAACAGAGCTCGTTCAACACTTTCAGTTAAACGTTGTGGAAATACAACCTCAATCTTAGCTTCAGCTAGTTCCTCCGCTTGATTCACTGTACCAATTGCAGGCTCTGCTTGATTAATTGGAGTAAACCGACCAATTCCATCAAGAGTATAACTGCAATTTTCGTAATTCGGTCCTAATTTGCCAGCACCTGCTTTGGTCAATGCTTCACGAACCTCGACTTCGTTTTCCTGAGGAACAAAAACTGCTAATTTTTTATAACTTTCCGTTTTTGTTACATGCATAATCTCAGTTTTTTCTAAACCAATAGCTTGGCCTAACCAATCATTTAATCCATTAGTAGCTACATCTAAATTCGTGTGTGCAGCGTAGACGGCAATATCGTGCTTTAAGAGGTCCGCATACATTTTGTTCTGTGGATTGTCTGTAATTAAGTTTTTAGCAGCTCTAAAAATTGGCGGATGGTGAGCAAAAAGTAAATCAACCTTCGCTTTGATAGCTTCTTCAACAACTTCTGGCCGTACATCCAGTGTCACCATTACACGTTTAATTGGTTTATTCAATGTTCCAATGTGCAAACCAACAGGATCTCCTGATTCAGCCAAAGAGAGGGGAGCAAAAGTTTCAAATTTTTTAATTAAGTCTGTTCCTTGAATGATTGTCATTTTAGTAACCTCTCAATTTCTGCAATTTTAGTTTCAAAAATTTGAACTTTTTCGGTCTGATCTTTTGTAGCCGTTTTTAAACTAGCTAAAATAGACTGTTCTTTGATCAATTGTCGTTGCCATTTTTGTTTAAATAAGGTTGGGAATTTTTCTCTTAAGTGCAATCCAAAAGTTAATTGTGCTTGAGTATAGCT
This window encodes:
- a CDS encoding CPBP family intramembrane glutamic endopeptidase gives rise to the protein MLLLIFATILSLFLFIPGSDSLLNLLMFIALILPPFALYSVFHERNFFDFRLIESKFYQHFVVGFGISTIVIFIVFGLFYYLNIYSVLGFSLKHSGNDLIFSLLYYLILAFGQEIFMRGYIYNLIKSRSTVAGGVIFSSLIFIGIYRFDPILVSDLFLTVTIFLLGVVLVLLYEYTDSLWTSIGFHLAWIFVQDTILAIRTSNVNTEFSIVQVTLGIGKLSQPLYSGVPYDMEGSVITTLCLSILVIILCFLSKRKKDQSFKNIKTTTITWYNDRFNK
- a CDS encoding DUF1697 domain-containing protein, with amino-acid sequence MEKYVVLLRGINVGKNHHLAMQDLKNVLEQLGYSQVKTYIRSGNAVMTGPIEDTTILAERIQQKLSQFAGFLIPIILYTEAEFLTMVTENPLTKRELAANEQWLVAYQQQIISANNQLSKEMNEEIGFPFKKAVFIKIIGSQTDSPLLKEYQKVFKGGNWTVRNWNTTLKLVQFIQEIKIK
- a CDS encoding DUF1294 domain-containing protein is translated as MSDLLLACIYFLAINILLFILMGLDKYRAKKRLWRIPEKTLLSFGILGGGLGGLVGMLIFHHKIRVLKFKVIYFLGTIVMSSILYCLIF
- the pepT gene encoding peptidase T, which produces MQNLIPRFIRYVKTETRSDATSTTVPSTATQVEFAQTLVAELKEIGLSDVKYNDKNGFVTATLPSTIDREVPVIGFIAHMDTADFNAANVNPQFHENYQGETIVLNQAENFVLSPEDFPNLKNYLGQTLITTDGTTLLGADDKAGIAEIMTAMEILLNDSTSKHGEIRVAFGPDEEIGVGADLFDVADFNADFAYTMDGGPVGELEYESFNAAQAEIKIQGKNVHPGTAKNTMVNALKLALAFDAALPQTEVPEKTDGREGFFHLVGMSGEVETAEMTYIIRDHDRQKFEDRKALVTQIATDLNQKAGSERVTVNMYDQYYNMKDIIEKDLSIVDLAEKAMKNLDISPIIEPIRGGTDGSKLSFMGLPTPNIFAGGENFHGRYEFVAVESMKKATNVIVEIAKLNAEG
- a CDS encoding Nif3-like dinuclear metal center hexameric protein; the encoded protein is MTIIQGTDLIKKFETFAPLSLAESGDPVGLHIGTLNKPIKRVMVTLDVRPEVVEEAIKAKVDLLFAHHPPIFRAAKNLITDNPQNKMYADLLKHDIAVYAAHTNLDVATNGLNDWLGQAIGLEKTEIMHVTKTESYKKLAVFVPQENEVEVREALTKAGAGKLGPNYENCSYTLDGIGRFTPINQAEPAIGTVNQAEELAEAKIEVVFPQRLTESVERALFESHPYEEPAYDLYTIENFVDSYGLGRIGNLAEPISVTTFTEKLKNIFKIEGLRVITTNPNQLIQRVAVCGGSAETYYSSAQKKGADVYITGDVSYHIAHDMLANNLTVIDPGHHIEEICKSGLEKLFKQWSTENNWDIEISQSQLNTDPFRFM